The following are from one region of the Georgenia sp. M64 genome:
- a CDS encoding DUF2397 domain-containing protein, with product MTEEATAELGPDPWAAYLAGPESIPSYLTSRHAAQYRTVVDVLLATQDSSLTGMSFDEARSAVVAHLTTVLDSETARRLTDEEVFPLEARLEQLADWGVLTRWQEPARSGEDFLRRRDRYQLTPRAAALHHFWRTLGDDVEPEADIALAPRAIRERAEAFEAAVLAADYTSAANEFAQIKVQRESMARAARSWQRTLAHALAGRPEEHKQDLLWQTLAAYIAMWGEQVDVHSPAISAALDRLDTHLDTGVWRACARASMGEAAPESAVDASVERWREAWVVLRRWFDGPDSQARSLRRQLRDLVSPWARNMGILMGSAGTVSRRGDLLALATAIERAESDDVAWRLWDVTTGLFSARHLLVAAPSAEDQRLSWAEAPPAPIATRFREQGARAVAGRVSRAPSFAEGRRLSRLARQQREAGREEAIARLRARSGTRVGTWPPIDREELTVLLDLFATVTRLSRHGDGHDRTAVTEDGRWRVRLTEPEPGAVVVLDSPDGALAVRDWHFEMTPA from the coding sequence ATGACCGAGGAGGCGACGGCGGAGCTCGGCCCGGACCCCTGGGCCGCCTACCTCGCGGGTCCGGAGTCCATCCCGTCCTACCTGACCTCCCGTCACGCGGCGCAGTACCGCACCGTCGTCGACGTCCTCCTCGCCACGCAGGACTCCTCGCTCACCGGCATGAGCTTCGACGAGGCACGCTCCGCCGTCGTCGCGCACCTGACGACAGTCCTCGACAGCGAGACGGCGCGGCGACTCACCGACGAGGAGGTGTTCCCGCTCGAGGCCCGTCTCGAGCAGCTGGCGGACTGGGGTGTGCTGACCCGGTGGCAGGAGCCAGCCCGCAGCGGCGAGGACTTCCTGCGCAGGCGCGACCGGTACCAGCTGACCCCGCGGGCGGCGGCGCTGCACCACTTCTGGCGGACGCTGGGCGACGACGTCGAGCCCGAGGCCGACATCGCCCTGGCCCCGCGGGCGATACGCGAGCGCGCGGAGGCGTTCGAGGCCGCCGTGCTGGCCGCGGACTACACCTCGGCCGCCAACGAGTTCGCCCAGATCAAGGTCCAGCGCGAGTCGATGGCCCGGGCCGCCCGCTCCTGGCAGCGGACCCTGGCCCACGCGCTGGCCGGACGTCCCGAGGAGCACAAGCAGGACCTGCTCTGGCAGACCCTCGCGGCCTACATCGCGATGTGGGGCGAGCAGGTCGATGTCCACTCCCCCGCGATCTCCGCGGCGCTGGACCGCCTGGACACCCACCTCGACACGGGCGTCTGGCGGGCGTGCGCGCGCGCCTCCATGGGTGAGGCCGCCCCGGAGTCGGCGGTCGACGCGTCGGTCGAGCGGTGGCGCGAGGCCTGGGTGGTGCTGCGTCGCTGGTTCGACGGCCCCGACTCCCAGGCGCGGAGCCTGCGCCGGCAGCTGCGCGACCTCGTCTCCCCCTGGGCGCGCAACATGGGCATCCTCATGGGGTCGGCGGGGACCGTGTCGCGGCGCGGCGACCTCCTCGCCCTCGCCACCGCGATCGAGCGTGCCGAAAGCGATGACGTCGCCTGGCGGCTGTGGGACGTCACGACCGGGCTGTTCTCCGCCCGGCACCTGCTCGTCGCCGCCCCCTCGGCCGAGGATCAGCGACTCTCCTGGGCCGAGGCACCGCCGGCGCCGATCGCCACCCGGTTCCGGGAGCAGGGTGCCCGCGCCGTGGCCGGCCGGGTCTCCCGGGCGCCGAGCTTCGCCGAGGGACGCCGGCTCTCCCGACTGGCGCGCCAGCAGCGCGAGGCCGGGCGCGAGGAGGCCATCGCCCGCCTGCGGGCCCGGTCCGGCACCCGGGTGGGGACCTGGCCCCCGATCGACCGCGAGGAGCTCACGGTGCTGCTGGACCTGTTCGCGACCGTGACGCGCCTGAGCCGACACGGCGACGGCCACGACCGCACCGCCGTCACCGAGGACGGCCGCTGGCGGGTGCGCCTGACCGAACCGGAGCCCGGCGCGGTGGTGGTCCTCGACTCCCCGGACGGTGCGCTCGCCGTGCGGGACTGGCACTTCGAGATGACGCCGGCATGA
- a CDS encoding TIGR02678 family protein — MTQSTRELQVAFTSLLATPALSRAASPEIFHLVRRHQHRLAEWFDTRLGYRLVLSATTARLVRLASPTGVVSPAPFETVPRRALVLALLAAAVAEDADEITSTQELSDRVSVLSAREEVGVEAYDPDRFAERRTFVQGLGMLLRAGALVPLARRDEDAREGWAHQRDQVGGAYQVQREMLLRLVHPANLTAALRAGPHGPRTDGPGGHGPTDTAEHPARFGVMRRIVELPVCLVADLAPREQEYLAGQRPRIAQWCEEMTGWTLEHRREGVALVPDHEGGTDLPFPRPRARDFAALMVLGELVRAAPPAGSAAPVVSREDLLGAADRVRTTYPRAMTKDLAGTGAVADRSVELLVALDLLRPGPAPGSWHLMPAAARFRDPAVSVADPPRDEAQPRPKKQSTLFDTEVFS, encoded by the coding sequence ATGACGCAGTCGACTCGCGAGCTCCAGGTCGCCTTCACGTCGCTGCTGGCCACGCCCGCGCTCTCCCGCGCCGCCAGCCCCGAGATCTTCCACCTCGTGCGCCGGCACCAGCACCGCCTCGCCGAGTGGTTCGACACCCGCCTGGGCTACCGGCTCGTCCTGTCGGCCACCACGGCCCGGCTGGTCCGGCTCGCCTCGCCCACTGGCGTCGTCTCGCCCGCGCCCTTCGAAACCGTCCCCCGGCGGGCCCTCGTCCTGGCGCTGCTGGCGGCCGCGGTCGCGGAGGACGCCGACGAGATCACCTCCACGCAGGAGCTCTCCGACCGGGTCAGTGTGCTCTCGGCACGCGAGGAGGTCGGTGTGGAGGCCTACGACCCCGACCGGTTCGCCGAGCGCCGGACGTTCGTCCAGGGGCTCGGGATGCTGCTGCGGGCCGGGGCGCTGGTTCCGCTGGCCCGACGCGACGAGGACGCCCGCGAGGGCTGGGCCCACCAGCGCGACCAGGTGGGCGGCGCGTACCAGGTCCAGCGCGAGATGCTCCTGCGACTGGTCCATCCCGCGAACCTCACCGCCGCGCTCCGCGCCGGCCCGCACGGCCCGCGCACGGACGGACCCGGCGGGCACGGGCCCACCGACACCGCCGAGCACCCTGCCCGGTTCGGAGTGATGCGCCGGATCGTGGAGCTGCCGGTCTGCCTCGTGGCCGACCTCGCACCCCGGGAGCAGGAGTACCTGGCCGGCCAGCGCCCGCGGATCGCCCAGTGGTGCGAGGAGATGACGGGCTGGACCCTCGAGCACCGCCGGGAGGGGGTCGCGCTCGTCCCGGACCACGAGGGCGGGACGGACCTGCCGTTCCCCCGTCCTCGGGCCCGCGACTTCGCGGCCCTCATGGTGCTCGGCGAGCTGGTGCGGGCGGCACCGCCCGCCGGGTCTGCCGCGCCGGTCGTGTCCCGGGAGGACCTGCTCGGCGCCGCCGACCGGGTCCGGACCACCTACCCCAGGGCCATGACGAAGGATCTGGCCGGCACCGGCGCCGTCGCCGACCGGTCGGTCGAGCTGCTGGTCGCCCTCGACCTGCTCCGGCCCGGCCCGGCCCCCGGCTCGTGGCACCTCATGCCGGCCGCGGCGCGTTTCCGCGACCCGGCGGTCTCCGTCGCCGACCCCCCGCGCGACGAGGCACAGCCAAGGCCCAAGAAACAGAGCACCCTGTTCGACACGGAGGTCTTCTCATGA
- a CDS encoding TIGR02680 family protein produces the protein MMDPGRWLAAQATGALPLPTRQRWQPLRVGIVNLWEYDRAEFWCADGRLILRGANGSGKTKVLELTTLMLLRGEIAPAVLDPFGSRNRTMGYNLLASGQGDDPRPVVDAATGYSWVEFGRLDDHGDPQFVVAGVGASARRAAGNPAITSWRFVTHLRPGRDLELVQDRRVLPEKELRALPGMTVFSSAAAYRERLSTEIFGLSAGAYDNLTNLLRELRVPKLGERLNPATLAATLRDALPPLASHEVSQLADGWDGLESLRERMAQTERAARAVARYVADSWRPWARAVVEQRASEMAVATSRLDRTTRDRRQAQESLTASEALVETTRVDEAEAGAELQRQRAALAELMESEAYRDAQQAEHRVTSLRDETRRLTTQAEDAATRLAAAERDRTDVASRHAGAEDRLTEAVDARERAADLLHGTAGPAGVVVTLPEDALTAALHALRATVQRRSERLRHLRTLSAEHQRAARTAEGSGTELSTREADLAGAQHDADGRADALDAAVSSLQSALVTWAGQLRELDGAAWLPRWEDAVAQLDVPNSDPPVLRDLVDEATTSPRQLLTAELGRLTAVRSEIDRRLDRTVEDLRRERSTTEQSVPEPVGWRRRERPASGPHGAPFWRCVEPVGLDDDAAATLEAALAAAGVLDAWVSETGALLSAPDGAAEAEVVLRPGTHVDGPTLTAVLAPAEGCPLPGETVTALLAAIGWGRPPEPADTWFDPDGTWSLGPLTGRAAPLQPASYLGATAREAARLRRIALLEMQERDLRADLGAASRALQGVRDRLARLDTEVRTVPVDHDARAARTALASALRAVADAEQRAAATRRRHEENLGAVSQARAALTRYASEHGFSPDDVPAQEEALRAFSEALERLGHAVAIEDERRRAAADAHDALDVATARVAVENEGRARRVAELEECRTRLHTLERMMRKDHSEVLAERQRIDDHVRELETSVRELGQTLLAATVEAEKARGVLDRHEEAYVEAEGRRDRAMAAWWVAADAGLLSALEIDAPERHTVETARVSARAARGSLSVSADELAAAVDRAWRSCFAATARLAEELATERDARHRQEADAVLQGFEILADPDAGWQRPDLAEQSLTEQLHRQRAHFDEEQHRVLATLLGSTFIEHLKERLDYTQRTFTRINDRLAEHPTRQGQSVRLRWEPDSQDPEAGQVIHALSRGFDQLTAERQEQVRQFLSRRIEDARDNAEADGQDWRESLHHALDYRTWLRITLQYRAGRESAWVPFDAATHGSKSGGEKVVLLSQPLFAAAVVAYDSALPTAPRWVWLDEAMTGVDAELKASFLGLTVDFDLDLMLTAHDEWGTYPSVPAVAIYDLAREKGFPGVDSVVYLWAGGRRVRVADVAAGPGTSAAAVDVESELDLEGARG, from the coding sequence ATGATGGACCCGGGACGGTGGCTCGCCGCGCAAGCCACCGGTGCACTGCCCCTGCCCACGCGGCAGCGCTGGCAGCCCCTGCGCGTGGGCATCGTCAACCTGTGGGAGTACGACCGCGCCGAGTTCTGGTGCGCCGACGGACGGCTGATCCTGCGCGGTGCCAACGGCTCCGGAAAGACCAAGGTCCTCGAGCTGACCACGCTGATGCTCCTGCGCGGGGAGATCGCCCCGGCCGTGCTCGACCCCTTCGGCAGCCGGAACCGGACCATGGGGTACAACCTGCTCGCGTCCGGACAGGGCGACGACCCGCGGCCGGTCGTCGACGCCGCCACCGGCTACTCGTGGGTGGAGTTCGGCCGGCTCGACGACCACGGCGACCCGCAGTTCGTCGTCGCCGGGGTCGGGGCCTCGGCCCGGCGGGCCGCCGGCAACCCCGCGATCACGTCCTGGCGGTTCGTCACCCACCTGCGACCGGGCCGCGACCTCGAGCTCGTGCAGGACCGGCGGGTCCTGCCGGAGAAGGAGCTGCGCGCCCTGCCCGGGATGACGGTCTTCTCCAGCGCCGCGGCCTACCGGGAACGCCTCTCCACCGAGATCTTCGGCCTCTCCGCCGGCGCCTACGACAACCTCACGAACCTCCTGCGGGAGCTCCGGGTGCCCAAGCTCGGCGAGCGGCTCAACCCCGCCACCCTGGCCGCCACGCTGCGCGACGCCCTGCCGCCGCTCGCGTCCCACGAGGTCAGCCAGCTCGCGGACGGCTGGGACGGGCTGGAGTCACTGCGCGAGCGGATGGCCCAGACCGAACGCGCCGCCCGTGCCGTCGCCCGGTACGTCGCCGACAGCTGGCGGCCCTGGGCCCGCGCCGTCGTCGAGCAGCGCGCGAGCGAGATGGCGGTTGCCACCTCACGCCTGGACCGCACCACCCGGGACCGGCGCCAGGCGCAGGAGTCGCTCACGGCGAGCGAGGCGCTCGTGGAGACCACCCGGGTCGACGAGGCTGAGGCAGGTGCCGAGCTGCAGCGCCAGCGCGCCGCCCTGGCCGAGCTCATGGAGTCCGAGGCGTACCGCGACGCCCAGCAGGCCGAGCACCGCGTCACGAGCCTGCGGGACGAGACACGCCGGCTCACCACGCAGGCCGAGGACGCGGCCACCAGGCTGGCCGCGGCGGAGCGGGACCGCACGGACGTCGCGTCGCGCCATGCCGGCGCGGAGGACCGGCTGACCGAGGCTGTCGACGCGCGGGAGCGCGCCGCGGACCTGCTGCACGGCACCGCGGGACCGGCCGGGGTCGTCGTGACGCTGCCCGAGGACGCCCTCACCGCCGCGCTGCACGCCCTGCGCGCCACGGTCCAGCGACGCTCCGAACGCCTCCGCCACCTGCGCACCCTCAGCGCGGAGCACCAGCGTGCGGCGCGGACGGCGGAGGGCTCCGGCACCGAGCTGAGCACCCGCGAGGCCGACCTCGCCGGCGCCCAGCACGACGCCGACGGGCGTGCCGACGCCCTCGACGCCGCCGTGAGCAGCCTGCAGAGCGCGCTCGTCACGTGGGCGGGGCAGCTTCGTGAGCTCGACGGCGCCGCCTGGCTCCCCCGGTGGGAGGACGCCGTCGCCCAGCTCGACGTGCCCAACTCCGACCCGCCGGTCCTGCGCGACCTCGTCGACGAGGCCACCACCTCCCCGCGTCAGCTGCTCACCGCCGAGCTCGGCCGGCTCACCGCCGTGAGGTCCGAGATCGACAGGCGCCTGGACCGCACGGTCGAGGATCTCCGGCGCGAGCGGTCCACCACCGAGCAGAGCGTCCCCGAGCCCGTGGGCTGGCGACGGCGCGAACGTCCCGCTTCCGGCCCGCACGGTGCGCCGTTCTGGCGCTGCGTCGAGCCCGTCGGTCTCGACGACGACGCGGCCGCCACCCTCGAGGCGGCCCTGGCCGCGGCCGGCGTCCTCGACGCCTGGGTGAGCGAGACGGGTGCCCTGCTCAGCGCACCCGACGGCGCGGCCGAGGCCGAGGTGGTCCTGCGCCCCGGCACGCACGTGGACGGCCCGACCCTCACCGCCGTCCTTGCTCCCGCCGAGGGCTGCCCCCTGCCCGGGGAGACCGTCACCGCGCTGCTGGCCGCCATCGGCTGGGGCCGCCCCCCGGAGCCGGCGGACACCTGGTTCGACCCGGACGGCACCTGGTCCCTCGGGCCCCTCACGGGCCGGGCGGCACCGCTGCAGCCCGCGTCCTACCTCGGCGCCACGGCGCGGGAGGCGGCGCGCCTGCGACGGATCGCCCTCCTCGAGATGCAGGAGCGGGACCTGCGAGCCGACCTCGGCGCAGCGAGTCGCGCCCTCCAGGGTGTGCGGGACCGCCTGGCCCGCCTCGACACCGAGGTCCGGACCGTACCCGTCGACCACGACGCGAGGGCCGCCCGGACCGCCCTCGCGTCGGCCCTGCGCGCCGTCGCCGACGCCGAGCAGCGAGCGGCGGCGACCCGGCGCCGTCACGAGGAGAACCTCGGGGCGGTGAGCCAGGCGCGCGCCGCACTGACCCGGTACGCCTCGGAGCACGGGTTCTCCCCCGACGACGTCCCGGCGCAGGAGGAGGCGCTGCGGGCGTTCTCCGAAGCGCTGGAGCGGCTCGGGCACGCCGTCGCGATCGAGGACGAGCGGCGCCGTGCGGCCGCGGACGCCCACGACGCGCTCGACGTGGCCACCGCCCGCGTGGCCGTGGAGAACGAGGGCCGGGCGCGGCGGGTCGCCGAGCTCGAGGAGTGCCGCACACGCCTGCACACCCTCGAACGGATGATGCGCAAGGACCACTCCGAGGTGCTCGCGGAGCGGCAGCGCATCGACGACCACGTCCGCGAGCTCGAGACCTCCGTGCGCGAGCTGGGGCAGACGCTGCTCGCCGCCACCGTCGAGGCGGAGAAGGCCCGCGGCGTCCTGGACCGCCACGAGGAGGCCTACGTCGAGGCGGAGGGCCGACGGGACCGTGCGATGGCGGCGTGGTGGGTGGCGGCCGACGCCGGCCTGCTGTCGGCGCTGGAGATCGACGCCCCCGAGCGGCACACCGTCGAGACCGCCCGCGTCTCCGCCCGCGCCGCCCGCGGCTCGCTGTCGGTCTCGGCCGACGAGCTCGCGGCCGCCGTCGACCGGGCGTGGCGTTCATGCTTCGCCGCCACGGCCCGCCTCGCCGAGGAGCTCGCCACCGAGCGGGACGCCCGGCACCGCCAGGAGGCCGACGCCGTCCTGCAGGGTTTCGAGATCCTCGCGGACCCCGACGCGGGCTGGCAGCGGCCGGACCTGGCCGAGCAGTCGCTGACCGAGCAGCTCCACCGTCAGCGCGCGCACTTCGACGAGGAGCAGCACCGGGTCCTCGCGACCCTGCTGGGCTCGACCTTCATCGAGCACCTCAAGGAGCGCCTGGACTACACCCAGCGGACGTTCACCCGCATCAACGACCGGCTCGCCGAGCACCCGACGCGCCAGGGCCAGTCGGTCCGGCTGCGGTGGGAGCCGGACTCCCAGGACCCCGAGGCCGGTCAGGTCATCCACGCCCTCAGCCGCGGGTTCGACCAGCTCACCGCCGAGCGCCAGGAGCAGGTCCGCCAGTTCCTGTCCCGGCGCATCGAGGACGCGCGGGACAACGCGGAGGCCGACGGGCAGGACTGGCGCGAGAGCCTCCACCACGCGCTGGACTACCGCACCTGGCTGCGGATCACGCTGCAGTACCGGGCCGGCCGGGAGAGCGCCTGGGTGCCCTTCGACGCCGCGACGCACGGGTCGAAGTCCGGCGGGGAGAAGGTGGTCCTGCTGTCCCAGCCGCTCTTCGCGGCCGCCGTGGTCGCCTACGACTCGGCCCTGCCCACCGCCCCGCGCTGGGTCTGGCTGGACGAGGCCATGACCGGTGTCGACGCCGAGCTCAAGGCCTCCTTCCTGGGCCTGACCGTCGACTTCGACCTCGATCTCATGCTCACCGCGCACGACGAGTGGGGCACCTACCCGTCCGTGCCGGCGGTGGCCATCTACGACCTCGCCCGGGAGAAGGGGTTCCCGGGCGTCGACTCCGTGGTGTACCTGTGGGCGGGCGGCCGGCGGGTGAGGGTGGCGGACGTGGCGGCCGGGCCGGGCACGTCCGCGGCGGCGGTGGACGTCGAGTCCGAGCTCGACCTCGAGGGTGCACGTGGCTGA